Proteins encoded in a region of the Marinomonas maritima genome:
- a CDS encoding DUF2946 domain-containing protein, whose amino-acid sequence MFAVFLIYFAPLYSQVANAFSPEPTIIKNMAMEVMATENMSTAEHDHSQMMPQKASNSSAHDGHHGHHAEGESTNVLEACGYCSLLFHLNWIDAKAFELIPLTQSRYPTIVTMTISHTYPVPFTSIQPRAPPAITI is encoded by the coding sequence TTGTTTGCCGTTTTTCTTATTTATTTCGCTCCCCTCTACTCGCAAGTAGCCAACGCCTTCTCGCCTGAACCAACGATCATAAAAAACATGGCGATGGAGGTCATGGCGACAGAGAACATGTCGACGGCGGAACACGACCATTCTCAAATGATGCCTCAAAAAGCAAGCAACAGCTCTGCTCATGACGGCCATCATGGACACCACGCGGAAGGAGAAAGCACCAATGTCTTAGAAGCCTGTGGCTATTGCTCGCTTCTCTTTCATTTGAACTGGATCGACGCCAAAGCTTTCGAACTGATTCCTCTCACACAAAGTCGCTATCCCACGATAGTCACGATGACCATTTCGCACACATACCCCGTGCCTTTCACGTCGATCCAGCCCAGAGCACCGCCTGCCATTACAATCTAA
- a CDS encoding DUF2750 domain-containing protein: MSNTLAIDDTFYRLTSSERYDQMLKLIKKEQSIWTLSDAEGCLIIDLGTDKVLPIWPTEALASEWGEKDHEGFKGLEINSVDWLEKWLPGMQNDKFSVGVAPNLAGECIVSSAEEHAADLQR; this comes from the coding sequence ATGTCAAACACACTCGCCATTGATGATACTTTTTACCGCCTAACAAGCAGCGAGCGCTACGATCAAATGCTAAAGCTGATCAAAAAAGAGCAATCCATCTGGACACTTTCCGATGCGGAGGGCTGCTTAATCATCGATCTTGGTACCGATAAAGTATTACCCATTTGGCCAACAGAAGCGCTCGCATCTGAGTGGGGTGAAAAAGATCACGAAGGATTCAAAGGTCTAGAAATAAACTCTGTTGACTGGTTAGAAAAATGGTTGCCTGGCATGCAAAATGACAAATTCTCTGTCGGCGTTGCTCCAAACCTTGCCGGTGAATGCATCGTTTCTTCTGCTGAAGAGCATGCGGCCGACCTACAGAGATAG
- a CDS encoding adenosine deaminase, whose protein sequence is MDTTDTLVELSKTMPKTELHLHIEGTFEPEQMFAIAQRNQVKLKYDTVDALKAAYQFTNLQDFLDLYYQGMSVLLHETDFYDLTMAYLEKVHSENVVHVEIFFDPQGHLSRDVPFDVQIKGIYNALQDAQLKWGMTSKLIMSFLRHLSEESAFETLEQAKPFLNWVDGVGLDSSELGHPPEKFLRVFEACKNLGLKVTAHAGEEGPPDYVWQAINQIGVDRIDHGNRALEDVKLIEEIKRRDLTLTVCPLSNLKLCVVNDMKDHPIKHMLKLGLNATVNSDDPAYFGGYMNDNYASLIRRTGINKEELLQLAKNGITGSWMEDTSKERHLKQLHALFE, encoded by the coding sequence ATGGACACAACTGACACACTGGTCGAACTTTCAAAGACAATGCCGAAGACCGAACTTCACTTACACATTGAAGGCACCTTTGAGCCCGAACAGATGTTTGCCATAGCACAACGCAATCAAGTTAAATTGAAATACGACACAGTAGACGCGCTCAAAGCGGCCTATCAATTTACCAACCTACAAGACTTCCTAGATCTCTATTATCAAGGCATGTCCGTACTGCTTCATGAAACCGACTTTTACGACCTAACCATGGCGTATTTGGAAAAAGTACACAGCGAAAACGTCGTTCATGTGGAGATTTTTTTCGACCCACAAGGCCACCTATCTCGCGACGTACCGTTCGACGTGCAAATAAAAGGCATTTATAACGCGCTGCAAGACGCCCAACTAAAATGGGGCATGACCTCTAAACTTATTATGTCTTTTCTGCGCCATCTGAGTGAAGAAAGCGCTTTTGAAACACTTGAACAGGCAAAGCCCTTCCTTAACTGGGTTGATGGTGTTGGTCTAGACAGCTCGGAACTTGGTCATCCGCCAGAAAAATTCTTACGTGTCTTCGAAGCCTGTAAAAACCTCGGCTTAAAAGTAACCGCTCACGCGGGAGAAGAAGGGCCGCCAGATTATGTCTGGCAAGCCATAAATCAAATCGGCGTAGACAGAATAGATCACGGCAATAGAGCACTGGAAGATGTTAAGCTCATCGAAGAAATCAAAAGGCGTGACCTAACACTAACCGTTTGCCCGCTTTCTAATCTAAAGCTTTGTGTCGTTAATGACATGAAAGACCACCCTATTAAACACATGCTAAAACTCGGCCTAAACGCGACAGTCAATTCCGATGATCCAGCGTATTTTGGCGGCTATATGAATGACAATTATGCCTCTTTAATCCGTCGTACTGGTATCAACAAAGAAGAACTGCTGCAACTGGCCAAAAATGGCATCACTGGCAGCTGGATGGAAGACACCTCAAAAGAAAGACACTTAAAACAGCTGCACGCCCTCTTCGAATAA